One window of Elaeis guineensis isolate ETL-2024a chromosome 11, EG11, whole genome shotgun sequence genomic DNA carries:
- the LOC105054040 gene encoding auxin-responsive protein SAUR36: MNKSRGFRLGRKIVRIWRWVFQRRRRPKIYLRLNPTRSQSQSTLYRSKTHSSKTITSTMTTKLFDWGRDLTSRLRSSVHGGGRARFWRLGDRPSAGDWEAACDDAALLGHQKEEIEGPRPPPKGHLVVYVGGRKDGGPPQRYLVPVIYFNHPLFGELLREAEEEFGYHHPGGITIPCPVSRFERVQTRIAAGQKTSQLHWFQSKHQHL, encoded by the coding sequence ATGAACAAATCCAGGGGCTTCAGATTGGGGCGGAAGATCGTGAGGATATGGCGATGGGTCTTCCAACGCCGCCGCCGCCCGAAAATTTACCTCCGACTCAACCCTACACGATCCCAGTCCCAATCCACCCTATACCGTTCCAAAACCCACTCTTCTAAGACCATAACCTCGACGATGACGACAAAACTGTTCGACTGGGGCCGCGACCTCACAAGCCGCCTTCGGTCCTCTGTCCACGGCGGCGGAAGGGCACGCTTCTGGCGCCTCGGCGACCGGCCCTCCGCCGGCGATTGGGAGGCCGCCTGCGACGACGCGGCGCTTCTGGGGCACCAGAAAGAGGAAATAGAGGGGCCGAGGCCGCCGCCCAAGGGGCATCTGGTGGTGTACGTGGGGGGCCGGAAGGACGGAGGGCCGCCGCAGCGGTACTTGGTGCCCGTGATCTACTTCAACCACCCGCTGTTCGGGGAGTTGTTGAGGGAGGCGGAGGAGGAGTTCGGCTACCACCACCCAGGCGGGATCACCATCCCCTGCCCCGTCTCTCGCTTCGAGCGCGTCCAGACTCGGATCGCCGCCGGCCAGAAGACCTCCCAGCTCCACTGGTTCCAAAGCAAACATCAACATCTCTGA